A stretch of the Parabacteroides timonensis genome encodes the following:
- a CDS encoding prephenate dehydratase, giving the protein MKKRVAIQGIAGSYHDIAARSFYEGGEIEIVGCNTFRDVITTIKKDPAILGLMAIENTIAGSLLQNHELIRESGLRVIGEYKLRISHSLVALPGTTIHEITEVNSHPIALMQCTDFLDTLPNVKMVEKEDTAMSARWISENKLKGHAAVCGKLAAKIYNMEILAEGIETNKRNFTRFLALADRWTAEDLLEKTEINKSSLVFALPHTSGSLSKVLSILSFYDMNLSKIQSLPIIGREWEYLFYIDLTFTDYTRYKQALDAIIPLTKDLKILGEYAEGKQSV; this is encoded by the coding sequence ATGAAAAAGAGAGTAGCAATTCAGGGAATAGCCGGTTCGTATCACGATATCGCAGCCCGTAGCTTCTATGAAGGTGGAGAAATTGAGATTGTTGGATGCAATACATTCAGAGATGTAATCACGACCATCAAGAAAGATCCGGCGATACTGGGTCTGATGGCCATCGAGAATACGATTGCAGGAAGCCTGCTGCAGAATCATGAGCTGATACGCGAAAGCGGTTTGCGGGTGATCGGTGAATACAAATTGCGTATTTCGCATTCGCTGGTTGCACTGCCGGGAACGACGATACACGAAATTACGGAAGTCAACTCCCACCCTATCGCGCTGATGCAATGTACCGACTTTCTCGATACCCTGCCGAACGTGAAGATGGTAGAAAAAGAAGATACCGCCATGAGCGCCCGCTGGATTTCCGAGAATAAGCTGAAAGGACACGCCGCCGTCTGCGGTAAACTGGCTGCTAAGATATACAACATGGAAATCCTTGCCGAAGGGATAGAGACAAATAAACGCAACTTCACCCGCTTCCTGGCCCTGGCAGACCGATGGACGGCAGAAGACTTGCTCGAAAAGACAGAAATCAACAAATCATCTCTCGTTTTCGCTCTCCCCCACACCTCCGGCAGCCTTTCCAAAGTGCTTTCTATTCTTTCTTTCTACGACATGAATCTTTCCAAAATACAATCGCTCCCGATCATCGGCCGCGAATGGGAATATTTGTTCTATATCGATCTGACATTTACTGATTATACCAGATACAAACAAGCATTGGATGCAATCATCCCATTAACAAAGGATTTAAAAATATTAGGCGAATATGCAGAAGGAAAACAAAGTGTGTAA
- a CDS encoding pyridoxal phosphate-dependent aminotransferase — MQKENKVCNITPADRVGSVQEYYFSKKLKEVAEMNAAGKNVISLGVGSPDLPPSKQTIETLCEHAHNANEHGYQPYVGIPELRKGFADWYKTWYDVELDPKTEIQPLIGSKEGILHISLAFLNPGDGVLVPNPGYPTYSSVSKLVQANLISYELKEELGWQPDFEALEKMDLSNVKLMWVNYPNMPTGANASMELFEKLVAFGRKHGIIICNDNPYSFILNEHPLSILSVPGAKDICIEMNSMSKAHNMPGWRMAMLASNAQFVQWILKVKSNIDSGQFKPMQHAAVEALKAPKEWYDTMNRTYRSRRDLAGQIMHAIGCIYDENQVGMFLWGKIPATAEGSEALANKVLYEANVFVTPGFIFGSCGERYIRISLCCKNEALQEALDRIKQLEINK, encoded by the coding sequence ATGCAGAAGGAAAACAAAGTGTGTAACATCACACCTGCCGACCGTGTCGGTAGCGTACAGGAATACTACTTCTCAAAGAAACTGAAAGAGGTAGCCGAAATGAATGCCGCAGGCAAGAACGTAATCAGCCTGGGTGTAGGTAGTCCCGACCTGCCTCCTTCGAAACAGACAATCGAAACGTTGTGCGAACATGCCCATAATGCCAATGAGCACGGTTATCAGCCGTATGTGGGTATTCCGGAATTACGTAAAGGTTTTGCTGACTGGTATAAGACCTGGTACGATGTGGAACTGGACCCGAAGACGGAGATCCAGCCGTTGATCGGTTCCAAGGAAGGTATCCTGCATATCTCGCTGGCTTTTCTGAATCCGGGAGACGGCGTATTGGTTCCCAACCCGGGTTACCCGACCTATAGTTCTGTCAGCAAATTGGTACAAGCCAACCTGATATCTTATGAGTTAAAAGAAGAATTAGGATGGCAACCGGATTTCGAAGCATTGGAAAAAATGGATCTTTCCAACGTAAAACTGATGTGGGTAAATTACCCCAATATGCCGACCGGAGCCAATGCGAGTATGGAACTTTTCGAGAAGTTGGTTGCTTTCGGACGTAAGCACGGTATTATTATATGTAATGACAATCCGTATAGTTTTATACTAAACGAACATCCATTAAGTATTCTCAGCGTACCGGGAGCCAAAGATATTTGCATCGAGATGAACTCGATGAGCAAGGCACACAATATGCCGGGTTGGCGTATGGCTATGTTGGCTTCGAATGCACAATTCGTTCAATGGATACTGAAGGTGAAAAGCAATATCGACTCAGGCCAATTCAAACCGATGCAACATGCAGCAGTGGAAGCCCTCAAAGCTCCGAAAGAATGGTACGATACTATGAACCGAACTTACCGCAGTCGTCGCGACCTGGCAGGACAAATCATGCATGCCATAGGATGTATATATGATGAAAACCAGGTAGGAATGTTCCTTTGGGGAAAGATACCGGCAACAGCAGAAGGTAGTGAAGCACTGGCAAACAAAGTATTGTACGAAGCCAATGTATTTGTCACTCCCGGATTTATCTTCGGAAGTTGCGGTGAACGTTATATCCGCATTTCCCTTTGTTGCAAGAATGAAGCATTACAGGAAGCATTAGATAGAATCAAACAATTAGAAATAAACAAATAA
- a CDS encoding bifunctional 3-deoxy-7-phosphoheptulonate synthase/chorismate mutase type II, whose translation MEMELESILLPGVDPQRPIIISGPCSAETEEQVMEAAHQLSSKGVKIFRAGIWKPRTKPGGFEGIGAEGLQWLKRVKKETGMYVATEVATKDHVFEALKAGIDILWIGARTTVNPFAVQEIADALKGVDIPVLIKNPVNPDLELWIGAFERLYGAGIRKLGAIHRGFSSYDKKMYRNLPLWHIPIELRRRMPNLPIFCDPSHIGGKRELIAPLSQQAMDLSFDGLMIESHPCPDCAWSDASQQITPDVLDYVVNLLVIRNETQTTENLAELRRQIDGIDEQLLELLAKRMRISREIGVYKKEHNMPILQSPRYSEILEKRSDMGQTMELNVDFVKEILKEIHEESVRQQMIIMNE comes from the coding sequence ATGGAAATGGAATTAGAATCGATCTTATTACCCGGTGTAGACCCCCAGCGTCCTATCATCATCTCCGGCCCGTGTAGTGCCGAAACAGAAGAACAAGTAATGGAAGCCGCTCATCAGCTTTCGTCCAAAGGAGTTAAAATATTCCGCGCCGGAATTTGGAAACCCCGTACTAAACCGGGAGGTTTCGAAGGTATTGGAGCAGAAGGTCTGCAATGGTTGAAACGCGTGAAGAAAGAAACCGGAATGTATGTCGCTACCGAAGTGGCAACAAAAGATCATGTATTCGAAGCCTTGAAAGCCGGTATCGACATTCTGTGGATCGGTGCACGTACCACCGTAAACCCATTTGCCGTACAGGAAATCGCAGACGCATTGAAAGGGGTAGACATCCCCGTACTGATCAAGAACCCGGTAAACCCGGATTTGGAATTGTGGATCGGAGCTTTCGAACGTCTGTACGGAGCAGGTATCCGTAAATTGGGTGCTATCCACCGTGGATTCAGTTCATACGACAAAAAGATGTACCGTAACCTGCCGCTGTGGCATATTCCTATCGAACTGCGCCGCCGCATGCCGAACCTGCCGATCTTCTGCGATCCCAGCCATATCGGTGGTAAACGCGAACTGATCGCTCCGCTGTCTCAACAGGCTATGGATCTGAGTTTCGACGGTTTGATGATCGAATCACACCCATGTCCGGATTGTGCATGGAGCGACGCTTCACAGCAGATCACTCCGGATGTCCTGGATTATGTTGTCAACCTATTGGTTATCCGTAACGAAACACAGACAACAGAAAATCTTGCCGAACTGCGTCGCCAGATCGATGGCATCGACGAACAATTACTCGAACTGCTGGCTAAACGTATGCGTATCTCACGCGAAATCGGGGTGTATAAGAAAGAGCATAACATGCCTATCCTGCAGTCACCGCGTTACAGCGAGATTCTGGAAAAACGTTCCGATATGGGACAGACAATGGAACTGAACGTGGACTTTGTAAAAGAAATATTGAAAGAGATACATGAAGAGTCTGTTCGTCAGCAGATGATCATCATGAACGAGTAA
- a CDS encoding prephenate dehydrogenase yields MKILILGAGKMGSFFTDLLSFDHEVAVLESDPKRMRFIYNALRLQKPEEVAEFAPELVINCVTLNYTIEAFKAVLPYLQPYCIISDIASVKTHLKEFYETCGFPYVSTHPMFGPTFANLGQLEKENTIIISEGDHLGKIFFKDIYASLRLHICEYTFEEHDKVVAYSLGIPFASTMVFAATMKHQDAPGTTFKRHMKIARGLLSEDDYLLTEILFNPRTPKQIARIQEELNILQDIIKDKDSEAMKGYLTKIRKNIE; encoded by the coding sequence ATGAAGATATTAATATTAGGTGCCGGAAAGATGGGTTCTTTCTTCACCGATTTGCTTAGCTTTGACCACGAAGTAGCCGTATTAGAGAGTGATCCGAAAAGGATGCGTTTCATTTACAATGCTCTTCGTCTTCAAAAACCGGAAGAGGTTGCAGAGTTTGCTCCTGAATTGGTCATCAACTGTGTGACATTGAACTATACGATCGAAGCATTTAAAGCTGTCCTTCCTTACCTTCAACCGTATTGTATTATTTCGGATATAGCATCCGTAAAAACCCATCTGAAAGAGTTCTACGAAACTTGCGGCTTCCCGTATGTTTCCACTCACCCGATGTTCGGCCCTACTTTTGCCAACCTGGGACAGTTGGAGAAAGAAAATACAATCATTATCTCCGAAGGTGACCATCTGGGAAAGATTTTCTTCAAAGATATTTATGCCAGTCTGCGCCTGCATATCTGCGAATACACATTCGAAGAACACGACAAGGTGGTAGCTTATTCATTAGGTATTCCTTTTGCGTCGACAATGGTATTTGCCGCAACGATGAAACATCAGGATGCACCGGGTACGACATTCAAGCGTCACATGAAGATCGCACGCGGACTGTTGTCGGAAGACGATTATCTGTTGACTGAAATCCTTTTTAACCCGCGTACACCGAAACAGATCGCTCGTATCCAGGAAGAGCTGAATATTCTTCAGGATATTATTAAGGATAAAGATTCGGAAGCAATGAAAGGTTATCTGACCAAGATTCGTAAAAACATTGAATAA
- a CDS encoding carboxylesterase family protein, whose translation MKKMYILIATGLFISMAPLIAQQTTGNIVEYFGKERVERVDEGIILHAFKQGYYVPVTAPSGYLFATSDGLGWEMATGKFRTPSENDLTATNYGRTREAVQWTPIAADSTGKFANRALRRAYVYTAYEADKPQIALLESSGNTRTFINGMPHEGDHYDFAYTLIPFRLQKGNNEFIFTPGRFGRVEAKLIIPTKPVMLTKRDMTLPDIINGETGEKWAAIRVVNAQDKNLSGLKIQCKLESGEVATIATDDIMPMMVRKVKFQVPAAVSTKKGETKATVTLLDKSGKEIDRTEIALQQKDASSIHERTFISNVDGSVQYYSVTPSTTQADNQALFLSVHGASVEARNQARAYAPKDWGHIVAPTNRRPFGFNWEEWGRVDAMEVLAEAENVLKTDPSHTYLTGHSMGGHGTWFLGVTYPDRFAAIAPCASYPDIARYSRPNADAANVGEKHFNMICRAANAGRVLDLKKNFLQSGIYILHGDSDNVVPIQQVRQMRELLGTFHPDFCYYEYPGGSHWYSNESVDWKPIFDYFRWHKVPAAGEVKQLEFHTASPAISAKDYWVTINQQDTAYAFSSLSFKQTDKGLEGTTSNVASLTFDLSALKLPTEAIITIDNETLRADGSKPAVLKKVSGKWTLIDEVSVTEKYPSRYGGFKQAFDNNVVFVYATGGNKEENAWYQNKARFDAETFLYRGNGSIEVIADKDFAPSAYADRNVVLYGNAANNKAWNKLLKNAPVQVLKGEIRMGEKVMKGNNLGTYFVYPRPDSRTASVGVVAGTGIEGMKATYPNDYISGITGFPDLLIFNVDVLKDGIHGVEVSGFFGNDWSVGQGHFITE comes from the coding sequence ATGAAGAAAATGTACATTCTGATTGCTACCGGGCTGTTTATAAGTATGGCTCCGCTGATAGCACAACAAACGACGGGTAATATTGTCGAGTATTTTGGAAAAGAGAGAGTGGAACGTGTAGACGAAGGTATCATACTCCATGCCTTCAAACAGGGATATTATGTTCCGGTGACAGCCCCTTCCGGTTATTTATTTGCTACTTCCGACGGTCTCGGATGGGAGATGGCAACCGGCAAATTCCGTACTCCTTCGGAAAATGACCTGACTGCAACGAACTATGGACGTACCCGGGAAGCCGTACAATGGACTCCGATCGCTGCCGACTCTACCGGAAAGTTTGCTAATCGTGCCTTACGTCGTGCTTATGTTTATACCGCTTATGAAGCGGATAAACCCCAGATTGCCTTACTCGAATCGAGTGGAAACACTCGTACTTTTATCAATGGTATGCCACACGAAGGTGATCATTATGATTTTGCTTATACGCTGATCCCTTTCCGTTTGCAAAAGGGGAATAACGAATTTATCTTCACTCCGGGACGTTTCGGTCGGGTAGAAGCCAAGTTGATAATTCCAACTAAACCGGTGATGTTAACTAAAAGGGATATGACCTTGCCGGACATTATTAATGGAGAAACGGGAGAGAAATGGGCTGCCATCCGTGTTGTCAATGCGCAGGATAAGAATTTGTCCGGATTAAAGATACAGTGTAAACTGGAAAGCGGTGAGGTAGCTACTATTGCAACGGACGATATCATGCCTATGATGGTACGTAAGGTAAAATTCCAGGTTCCGGCAGCCGTTTCCACAAAGAAAGGAGAAACGAAGGCTACTGTTACTCTATTGGATAAGTCAGGAAAAGAGATCGACCGCACCGAAATCGCTTTGCAGCAAAAAGACGCTTCTTCCATTCATGAACGGACTTTTATCAGTAATGTAGATGGTAGCGTGCAATATTATAGTGTGACTCCATCCACGACTCAGGCTGATAATCAGGCATTATTCCTCTCTGTTCACGGTGCATCTGTGGAAGCCCGCAATCAGGCCCGTGCTTATGCTCCGAAAGACTGGGGACATATCGTCGCTCCGACCAACCGCCGTCCCTTCGGTTTCAACTGGGAAGAGTGGGGACGTGTCGACGCAATGGAAGTTCTTGCCGAAGCAGAGAATGTATTAAAAACCGATCCGTCGCATACCTATCTGACCGGTCATTCGATGGGTGGACACGGGACATGGTTCCTCGGTGTTACTTATCCCGATCGTTTTGCTGCTATCGCTCCCTGTGCCAGTTATCCGGATATTGCCCGGTACTCCCGGCCGAATGCCGATGCTGCCAATGTGGGAGAGAAGCATTTCAATATGATTTGCCGGGCTGCTAATGCCGGACGTGTCTTGGATCTGAAGAAAAACTTCCTGCAATCGGGTATCTATATCCTGCATGGCGACTCCGACAATGTGGTTCCGATCCAGCAGGTACGCCAGATGCGTGAATTATTGGGTACTTTCCATCCGGACTTCTGTTATTATGAATATCCCGGCGGTTCGCATTGGTACAGCAACGAGAGTGTAGACTGGAAACCTATTTTCGATTATTTCCGTTGGCATAAAGTTCCGGCAGCCGGCGAAGTGAAGCAACTGGAATTTCATACGGCCTCTCCTGCTATTTCCGCTAAAGATTATTGGGTAACCATAAATCAGCAGGATACCGCTTACGCTTTTTCTTCTTTATCTTTCAAGCAAACCGACAAAGGACTTGAAGGAACAACCTCGAATGTGGCTTCCCTCACATTTGATCTTTCTGCTTTGAAACTTCCAACGGAAGCAATAATAACGATCGACAATGAAACGCTTCGTGCAGATGGAAGTAAACCGGCTGTCTTGAAGAAAGTTTCCGGTAAATGGACATTGATCGATGAGGTATCGGTAACGGAGAAATATCCTTCACGTTATGGAGGTTTCAAGCAGGCTTTCGACAATAATGTGGTATTTGTATATGCCACCGGGGGGAATAAAGAAGAAAATGCATGGTATCAGAATAAAGCACGGTTCGATGCGGAAACATTCCTTTACAGAGGAAACGGTTCTATCGAAGTGATTGCCGATAAAGACTTTGCTCCGTCTGCCTATGCCGACCGGAATGTTGTGCTTTATGGAAATGCAGCGAACAACAAAGCCTGGAATAAGCTTTTGAAGAATGCTCCGGTACAGGTTCTGAAAGGTGAGATACGGATGGGAGAAAAAGTAATGAAGGGTAATAATCTGGGTACTTATTTCGTCTATCCCCGTCCCGATAGCCGTACAGCCAGCGTCGGCGTAGTGGCCGGAACTGGTATCGAAGGAATGAAAGCAACCTATCCGAATGATTATATCTCCGGCATTACCGGTTTTCCCGACTTATTGATCTTTAATGTGGATGTCCTGAAAGATGGTATTCATGGAGTTGAGGTATCCGGTTTCTTCGGTAACGACTGGAGTGTGGGACAAGGTCATTTCATTACTGAATAA
- a CDS encoding sulfatase family protein, translating into MKNADLILKAGMLATCLPIIGCNSNKKTEKEAEERPNILFILSDDHTGQAWGIYGGILADYVKNENIRRLANEGCVLDNCFCTNSISAPSRAAIMTGAYSHRNGVYTLEDGLEPAVDNIAKQMQAGGYQTALIGKWHLKRQPAGFDHFNVFHDQGEYVNPIFKTAENWVDDDKGKQGVEVKGFSTDIVTDQTMEWIRNRDKDKPFMMCCHFKATHEPWDFPERMKHLYDDVVFPEPESMMEFGPEESGRAFKGQQLENMGWRWETASKDPDAWWCRYPELPFSTKGMDKVAARKKIYQKMIKDYLRCGATIDDNIGRLLKMLDEEGLSKNTIVVYVSDQGYFLGEHGMFDKRMMYEEPLHMPFVIRYPKEIPAGTRNKDIILNVDFASTLADYAGVKAPDLSQGKSFRKNLKGETSADWRKEMYYRYWTHHSIRPAHMGIRNERYKLMFLYGDRLNATGSEETPTTPAWEFHDLQVDPKEDKNMYNDPQYKDIIKEMKQELLKLREEVGDTDADTPRMKEIMDQYYWM; encoded by the coding sequence ATGAAAAACGCTGATCTAATTTTAAAGGCAGGTATGTTAGCAACATGCTTGCCTATCATTGGTTGCAACTCGAACAAAAAGACGGAGAAAGAAGCGGAGGAACGTCCGAATATCCTCTTTATTTTGTCTGACGACCACACCGGTCAGGCATGGGGTATCTATGGGGGTATCCTGGCTGACTATGTAAAGAATGAGAATATCCGTCGTTTGGCTAACGAAGGTTGTGTGTTGGATAACTGTTTCTGTACCAACTCGATCTCCGCACCGAGCCGTGCCGCTATCATGACCGGAGCATACAGCCACCGTAATGGTGTGTATACCCTGGAGGATGGATTGGAGCCGGCTGTCGATAATATTGCGAAACAAATGCAGGCCGGTGGCTATCAGACAGCCTTGATCGGTAAGTGGCATTTGAAGAGACAACCTGCCGGTTTCGATCATTTTAATGTGTTCCACGATCAGGGTGAATATGTCAATCCTATTTTCAAAACTGCCGAAAACTGGGTGGACGACGATAAAGGAAAACAGGGGGTAGAGGTAAAAGGCTTCTCGACTGATATCGTTACCGATCAGACCATGGAGTGGATACGCAACCGTGATAAGGACAAACCTTTCATGATGTGTTGCCATTTCAAAGCAACCCACGAACCCTGGGATTTCCCCGAACGGATGAAGCATCTTTATGACGATGTGGTATTCCCTGAACCTGAAAGTATGATGGAGTTCGGTCCGGAAGAGTCGGGCAGGGCTTTCAAAGGACAGCAGTTGGAGAATATGGGTTGGCGTTGGGAGACCGCTTCGAAGGATCCGGATGCCTGGTGGTGTCGTTATCCGGAACTACCTTTCTCTACAAAAGGCATGGATAAGGTTGCCGCCCGTAAGAAGATTTACCAGAAGATGATTAAGGACTATCTGCGTTGTGGCGCTACAATCGACGATAATATCGGCCGTCTGTTGAAGATGCTCGATGAAGAAGGACTGAGTAAGAATACAATCGTAGTCTATGTTTCCGACCAGGGGTATTTCCTGGGTGAGCATGGCATGTTCGATAAGCGGATGATGTACGAAGAACCTTTGCACATGCCTTTTGTGATCCGTTACCCGAAAGAAATTCCGGCCGGAACACGTAATAAAGATATTATCCTGAATGTCGACTTTGCTTCGACGCTGGCCGATTACGCCGGAGTAAAAGCACCGGATTTGTCGCAAGGTAAAAGCTTCCGGAAGAATCTGAAAGGGGAGACGTCTGCCGACTGGCGGAAAGAAATGTATTATCGCTACTGGACACATCATTCCATCCGTCCTGCTCATATGGGTATACGTAACGAGCGTTATAAACTGATGTTCCTGTATGGTGACCGCCTGAATGCTACGGGGTCGGAAGAAACGCCGACCACTCCGGCATGGGAATTCCATGATTTGCAGGTAGATCCGAAGGAGGATAAGAACATGTATAATGATCCTCAGTATAAAGATATCATCAAGGAAATGAAGCAGGAATTATTGAAACTTCGTGAGGAAGTAGGAGATACCGATGCCGATACGCCACGGATGAAGGAAATAATGGATCAATATTACTGGATGTAA
- a CDS encoding sulfatase family protein, with protein sequence MNSKLFLLAATSAFSMAGVAVNYTNFIIINLDDAGYGDFSYNGAYGYKTPNIDRMAAEGVRFTHFLAGQPISGASRAGLLTGCYPNRIGFAGAPGPGSDYGISPDEMTIGELLKQKGYSTAVFGKWHLGDAKQFLPLQNGFDEYYGLPYSNDMWPFHPQQGEVFNFPDLPTYDGNEIVGYNTDQTQFTTDYTNRTVNFIKKNKNKPFFIYLAHSMPHVPLAVSDKFKGKSEQGLYGDVMMELDWSVGEVLKALREQGLEENTLIVLTSDNGPWANYGNHAGSAGGLREAKATTFDGGNRIPCVMYWKGTVQPGTTCNKLASNIDLLPTLAELSGAPLPQRKIDGVSIVPLIKGEKDANPRESFVYYYHKNDLEAVTDGKFKLVFPHKYVTYGAYAPGNDGQPGNLTNLELKKAEMYDLRRDPGERYDVISQYPEEAAKLMKIADDMRKDLGDNLTRVKGTGRREPGKLK encoded by the coding sequence ATGAACAGTAAACTATTCTTATTAGCTGCTACATCTGCATTTTCAATGGCTGGTGTGGCCGTAAACTACACTAATTTCATTATCATCAACCTCGATGATGCAGGCTACGGAGACTTTTCCTATAACGGAGCCTACGGATATAAAACGCCGAACATCGACCGTATGGCTGCCGAGGGAGTCCGTTTCACTCATTTCCTTGCCGGACAACCTATCAGCGGTGCATCGCGTGCCGGATTGCTGACCGGTTGCTATCCGAACCGTATCGGTTTTGCCGGAGCACCTGGTCCAGGTTCTGATTATGGTATCAGTCCTGATGAAATGACGATAGGAGAGTTGCTGAAACAAAAAGGATATAGTACGGCTGTTTTTGGTAAATGGCATTTGGGAGACGCCAAACAATTTCTTCCTTTGCAGAATGGTTTCGATGAATATTACGGGTTGCCTTATTCTAATGATATGTGGCCTTTCCACCCGCAACAGGGGGAAGTATTCAATTTCCCGGATCTGCCGACTTACGATGGAAACGAAATAGTAGGTTATAACACCGATCAGACTCAATTTACAACCGATTATACGAATCGTACGGTAAACTTCATCAAGAAGAACAAAAATAAACCGTTCTTTATTTATCTGGCACATTCTATGCCGCACGTTCCACTGGCTGTTTCCGATAAGTTTAAAGGAAAGAGTGAACAGGGGTTATACGGTGATGTAATGATGGAACTGGACTGGAGTGTTGGTGAAGTATTGAAAGCATTACGTGAACAGGGGTTGGAAGAAAATACCCTGATCGTCCTTACTTCCGATAATGGTCCGTGGGCTAACTATGGAAACCACGCCGGTTCAGCCGGAGGGCTTCGCGAAGCTAAAGCTACTACTTTTGATGGTGGTAACCGTATCCCGTGTGTGATGTACTGGAAAGGAACCGTTCAGCCGGGTACAACCTGTAATAAACTGGCATCCAATATAGATCTGTTGCCGACATTGGCAGAACTCAGCGGTGCCCCGCTTCCCCAACGTAAGATCGACGGTGTAAGTATCGTTCCCCTTATCAAAGGAGAAAAGGACGCTAATCCACGTGAGTCATTCGTTTATTATTATCACAAAAACGATTTGGAGGCTGTAACAGACGGTAAATTTAAACTTGTGTTCCCACATAAATATGTCACCTATGGTGCTTACGCGCCGGGCAATGACGGGCAGCCGGGTAATTTGACAAACCTGGAACTGAAGAAGGCTGAAATGTACGACCTGCGCCGTGACCCGGGAGAACGTTACGATGTCATATCCCAATATCCGGAAGAGGCGGCCAAATTGATGAAGATCGCTGATGATATGCGTAAGGATCTGGGAGATAATCTGACACGTGTGAAGGGAACAGGACGTCGCGAACCAGGAAAACTGAAATAA
- a CDS encoding metallophosphoesterase, with amino-acid sequence MLLPFLMATAQNKSGQPGAGKPELTDTESFSMILLPDPQSYTKFDTNQPLFDLMTAWTAANLDKLSVKAVLCTGDLVEQNEYIVPDNVNGNQTSTQQWKAASNAFAKLDNKIPYIICGGNHDYGYTRSENRLCRFPEYFPVERNSTWKNSLVSVCNNAFGLPTLENAAFAFDEPHWGKILVITTEFAPRDEVLEWAKDLAASKKFADHKVFVLTHSYLRWDGTVIESENYKVSPANYGKAIWEKLLYPSSNIRMLICGHYCLVDDFCHNVGRRTDKNVAGKSVFQMMFNAQTAGGGWHGNGGDGWLRILEFMPDGKTIKVKTYSPLFGISPTTESFAWRTGDCDEFDIVIEP; translated from the coding sequence ATGCTGTTGCCATTTCTGATGGCAACAGCTCAGAATAAAAGCGGACAACCGGGAGCCGGAAAGCCGGAACTGACGGATACCGAATCGTTTTCAATGATCCTTTTACCGGACCCGCAGAGTTATACCAAGTTCGATACCAACCAGCCGCTTTTCGACCTGATGACTGCATGGACGGCTGCTAATCTGGACAAACTGTCGGTGAAGGCTGTGTTATGTACCGGTGATCTGGTAGAACAAAACGAATATATCGTTCCGGATAATGTAAATGGAAACCAGACAAGTACCCAGCAATGGAAAGCAGCTTCCAATGCCTTTGCTAAGTTAGATAATAAGATCCCTTATATCATTTGTGGAGGGAATCATGATTACGGATATACCCGTTCGGAGAACCGCTTGTGCCGATTCCCTGAATATTTCCCGGTGGAGCGTAACAGTACATGGAAAAACTCATTAGTCAGCGTTTGCAATAATGCATTCGGATTACCGACATTGGAGAATGCGGCTTTTGCATTCGATGAACCTCATTGGGGTAAAATTCTTGTTATTACGACAGAGTTTGCTCCCCGTGATGAGGTGCTCGAATGGGCGAAAGATTTAGCTGCCAGTAAGAAGTTTGCCGATCATAAGGTTTTTGTACTGACACATTCCTATTTGCGGTGGGATGGAACGGTGATCGAATCCGAAAACTATAAAGTATCTCCGGCTAATTATGGGAAAGCGATTTGGGAGAAACTGTTGTATCCCTCTTCCAATATCCGTATGCTGATTTGTGGTCACTATTGTCTGGTGGATGATTTCTGCCACAATGTAGGACGTCGTACGGATAAGAATGTAGCAGGGAAAAGTGTATTCCAAATGATGTTCAACGCTCAGACAGCCGGAGGTGGTTGGCATGGGAACGGGGGAGACGGTTGGTTGCGTATCCTGGAATTTATGCCGGATGGGAAAACGATCAAGGTAAAAACTTATTCTCCTTTGTTTGGTATTTCTCCGACAACGGAGTCGTTTGCCTGGCGTACCGGCGACTGTGACGAATTCGATATCGTGATTGAACCCTAA